A region of the Flavobacteriaceae bacterium MAR_2010_188 genome:
CTTTCTAGAAAAGGGATTAGTGACGCTGCTGGCGCCGTGGCAAAAATTTCGGGTGTCTCTAAACAAGAAGGCTCTAGCAATGTTTACGTCAGAGGTCTTGGCGACAGATACCAAAACACAACCTTAAACGGTCTGTCACTTCCATCCAATGATATTGAAAAAAAGAATATCGACTTAAACCTATTTTCATCAGACATAATCGAGAACGTTTCAATCAGTAAGGCTTATTCATCTAGAAATTACGGTGACTTCTCTGCGGGTAATGTAGACATCACTTCCAAAGATTATAAGGGTGACGGATTCTTTGAACTTTTTGCAGGTTCGTCAGTCAATACTAATGCTATCGGAGAAAATTTCGTCAGAAATGAAGGAACTGGTTACTTTGGTGATTACCAAAGATATTCTCACAACCCGTTTGCCGTCATACTTTCACACGGATTTGATCCTGTAAGCGCGGATACCCCAATCAATATTGAATTTGGTGGCGCCTTCGGAAAAAGTTTCGACTTTAAAAACGGGAGCAGACTAAGTATTTACGGTACTGGTTCCTTTGGTAATGCCTATGAATATAGAAGAGGTTCTAACATTGACTATACTAATGTAGAAAAGAAGGCCTTTGAAGATGCTGAAGAATTTGAGTATGGCACCAAGATTACAGGTATGCTTACCGCGAACTATAAAATTGATAATAACAGTTCATTAAAATATAATTCTCTCTTCATCAACAGTTCTTCTGATGTGGTTGGTTATTTCGGGATTGATGGCGGAGGTAGAAACCGTGATGCCATCGCAGATACAGAAAAAGGGTTCTATCAGATGAATGCTCAGTTCGACCAAAACATGATTTTCGTTAACCAATTATTGGGTAGCCATAATTATGAAAATATCGAAATAGATTGGGGCGTTGGTTACAATTATGTTTCGGCCCAACAGCCAGATAGAAAAAGAATCAGTTTAGAGAGATACGATACGCTCTTTGATAATGACCAAAATACCAATCCATTCTTCTATAGTAACGTAGATTATGACAATCAAAGGTATTTTCAAGATATTGAAGATGAAGAAATAAACGGGAAACTAAATTTTGCCTACCTCCCATCGGAAAAAGTGAAATTCAATATTGGATATAACGGTCGTAGCAAAGAACGGGGTTTTAACAACATTCGCTATGGATACGATATCATTGCTCCAAATACTCAAATAAGCGATCCTAATAATCTTGATGCGTTTTTCACCTTAGAGAATCTTAACCTGAATAGTACTGACGATGGTTTTTATGAAATTACCGTGATTAACAACATCCCTGGCCAGAGCAACACCAACCGTCCAGGCCTCTCAGAAAACATCTATACCGGCAAGCTAAATATTTACGCCGGCTATGTAAATGCAGAGATAAATGCTTCAGACAAATGGTTGTTTATCCCTGGAGTGCGTTTAGAATCTATAGAACAAGAAATTGCTTACGATGTGATTAACTTGGGTAGCCAAGGGCAGAATGATATCGCCGTAAACGAAACGGTGGCATTACCTAGTTTGAGTATAAAATATGCGCTAAGTGAAGATTCTAATCTAAGATTTTCTGCCAGCCAAACCATCTCTTTACCAGAATTTAAAGAAGTGG
Encoded here:
- a CDS encoding TonB-dependent receptor, whose protein sequence is MINVVFTCWWFLCTVNQHDIMKTCLYIFFLSITTFFYGQQTGTISGKIIDQEYDNEPLAFANVLIEGTTTGTTSDIDGLYTFEKLVIGTYTVSFSFVGYETQNVTVEVEADKVTEVNVTMGASAASLDEVLITTTTRKESEVALLMDQKKAVEIKQSIGAAELSRKGISDAAGAVAKISGVSKQEGSSNVYVRGLGDRYQNTTLNGLSLPSNDIEKKNIDLNLFSSDIIENVSISKAYSSRNYGDFSAGNVDITSKDYKGDGFFELFAGSSVNTNAIGENFVRNEGTGYFGDYQRYSHNPFAVILSHGFDPVSADTPINIEFGGAFGKSFDFKNGSRLSIYGTGSFGNAYEYRRGSNIDYTNVEKKAFEDAEEFEYGTKITGMLTANYKIDNNSSLKYNSLFINSSSDVVGYFGIDGGGRNRDAIADTEKGFYQMNAQFDQNMIFVNQLLGSHNYENIEIDWGVGYNYVSAQQPDRKRISLERYDTLFDNDQNTNPFFYSNVDYDNQRYFQDIEDEEINGKLNFAYLPSEKVKFNIGYNGRSKERGFNNIRYGYDIIAPNTQISDPNNLDAFFTLENLNLNSTDDGFYEITVINNIPGQSNTNRPGLSENIYTGKLNIYAGYVNAEINASDKWLFIPGVRLESIEQEIAYDVINLGSQGQNDIAVNETVALPSLSIKYALSEDSNLRFSASQTISLPEFKEVAPFVYEGVSQRIGGNPDLLGRSADLNYNNVKDVSYSKILNLDLKYEWFMSSSEIFSVAGFYKSIKDPVNLVVAFDATGTQRFFRTGDLAQVYGIEAEIRKNLLMDEEANSVLSVGFNATYMKTEQDLYDNINGTYSVSFNKDKEELQGASPFIINADLSYSPSFGEYKPTANLVFSYFDDRIDALGSGQLGNVIEKGIPTIDFILKNKISEKFEINFAAKNLLNPTIQYIREGTSVGDVLVTSPNGKDVTDYKRGLDIGLQLKYNF